The following are encoded together in the Candidatus Delongbacteria bacterium genome:
- a CDS encoding M81 family metallopeptidase: MKVLVAGIFHESNTLNPIITQEDDFYYNYGEDFRNFYQQYNSARGIITFFDEKKIETVLSVFARAVPNGRVSQAFFDEIIRTLINDVESNEIDAVVLALHGSMQSEHIEDVEGYILRKIKAVKNLPVFLSLDMHAIITDDIINLSSGIAGYQTAPHIDTYETGYRAAKLAYDFLVNNKQYKISYKRIPLLFAGEMSETNTQPMKKIMEKIKNLESCEIPTITLFMGFPWTDRESNSAVLLITSNANTDVAKIIDDLTEMIFSLRNEFTFSMPTYSVNVAVDLALTSESSPFFISDSGDNPTAGATADNTSLLSVLISKNLNGKKIIYGGFYDPQAIIDLENGKKEINLGGKFDPYSEPVKLDVKVLKYIRSTKLKCDIFLVAYDSLEIIIASKHIGFSDTKPFDELDLDLNDYDIVIVKLGYLTPEFEKFSSENIMALTSGCSNEDLTTIGYKRLQRPIFPIDRI, encoded by the coding sequence ATGAAAGTTTTAGTTGCAGGTATATTTCATGAATCAAATACTTTGAATCCAATTATTACTCAAGAAGATGACTTCTACTACAATTATGGTGAAGATTTTCGTAACTTTTATCAGCAATACAATTCAGCAAGAGGTATCATCACTTTTTTTGATGAGAAGAAAATTGAAACTGTACTATCTGTATTTGCCAGAGCTGTACCAAATGGGAGAGTTTCTCAAGCTTTCTTTGATGAAATAATTAGAACTTTAATTAATGATGTGGAATCGAACGAGATCGATGCTGTAGTTTTAGCTTTACACGGCTCTATGCAGAGTGAGCACATTGAAGATGTAGAGGGATATATTCTCAGGAAAATCAAAGCCGTTAAGAATTTACCAGTATTTCTATCATTGGATATGCACGCAATTATTACAGATGATATAATAAATTTATCGTCAGGAATCGCTGGTTATCAAACTGCTCCTCATATCGATACCTATGAAACAGGTTATAGAGCAGCTAAATTGGCATATGATTTTTTAGTAAATAATAAACAGTACAAAATTAGCTATAAACGAATTCCGTTACTTTTTGCAGGTGAAATGAGTGAAACCAACACTCAACCCATGAAGAAAATTATGGAAAAGATCAAGAATCTTGAATCGTGTGAAATTCCAACAATCACACTATTTATGGGATTTCCATGGACAGATCGTGAATCAAATTCTGCTGTATTATTAATAACTTCAAATGCAAATACTGACGTTGCTAAAATTATTGATGATTTAACTGAGATGATCTTTAGTTTAAGGAATGAGTTTACATTTTCAATGCCTACCTATAGCGTAAATGTCGCTGTTGATTTAGCTTTAACATCAGAGAGCTCACCTTTTTTTATTTCGGACTCAGGTGATAATCCAACTGCAGGAGCAACAGCAGATAATACTTCGCTTTTATCTGTTTTGATTAGTAAAAACTTGAATGGAAAGAAGATTATTTATGGTGGATTTTACGATCCTCAAGCAATAATAGATCTAGAAAATGGGAAAAAAGAAATAAATTTAGGCGGAAAATTTGATCCATATAGCGAACCTGTTAAGTTAGATGTAAAAGTTTTAAAATATATCCGCTCGACCAAATTGAAATGCGATATTTTCCTTGTTGCCTACGATTCTCTAGAAATTATCATAGCGTCAAAACATATTGGATTTTCAGACACAAAACCATTTGATGAACTCGATTTAGATCTGAATGATTATGATATAGTAATCGTAAAACTTGGCTATTTAACACCTGAATTTGAGAAGTTTTCAAGTGAGAATATAATGGCTTTAACAAGTGGATGCTCCAACGAAGATTTAACAACAATTGGATATAAACGATTACAAAGACCAATTTTTCCAATAGATAGGATATAA
- a CDS encoding copper homeostasis protein CutC produces MINLEICVDSISSALNAFLGCANRIELCDNLYCGGTTPSSGTIRHSVKLGETFVLIRPRCGDFIYNRIEKDVIIDDIKLAIDYGASGIVCGCLDEYGNIDEDFLEELLKVSDKVDFTFHRAIDMSNNILKNTEILTNYPIKRVLSSGGSQTAESGLDNLKEMNRILTGKGISLIAAGGVRIHNVEKILNHSGVNEIHMTAFCEKSSISICQSNVTLDQSGDYKLKITDIDKVREVCKLLNNRRSI; encoded by the coding sequence ATGATAAACCTTGAAATATGTGTTGACTCTATTAGTAGTGCCTTGAATGCATTTCTTGGATGTGCAAACAGAATTGAGCTTTGTGATAATCTATATTGTGGTGGAACAACTCCGTCATCTGGTACAATTAGACATAGCGTAAAACTTGGAGAAACTTTTGTTTTGATAAGACCCCGATGTGGAGATTTTATCTATAACCGAATAGAAAAAGATGTTATAATTGATGATATAAAACTCGCTATTGACTATGGTGCTTCTGGAATAGTTTGCGGATGCCTTGATGAGTATGGAAATATTGATGAAGATTTTTTAGAAGAATTGTTGAAAGTCTCTGATAAGGTTGATTTCACTTTTCACAGAGCTATTGACATGAGTAATAATATTTTAAAGAACACAGAAATACTTACAAATTATCCTATAAAAAGAGTGCTTAGTTCGGGAGGTTCTCAAACTGCTGAATCAGGACTAGATAATCTTAAAGAGATGAATAGGATACTTACTGGCAAAGGAATTTCTCTCATTGCGGCAGGTGGAGTTAGAATCCACAATGTTGAGAAAATTTTAAATCATTCTGGTGTAAATGAGATTCATATGACGGCCTTTTGTGAAAAAAGCTCTATTTCGATTTGTCAAAGTAATGTAACTCTTGATCAATCAGGTGATTACAAGTTAAAGATTACAGACATAGATAAAGTTCGAGAGGTTTGTAAATTACTAAATAACCGCAGGAGTATCTAG
- a CDS encoding Smr/MutS family protein, which translates to MSKIKELDLHGYTLSDAVDKFKSFINSNVGKEVLVIHGYGSSGGDSVIKDKVRKILISENFKYLTGEIIDGNPGYTKIFVNKKLQTDGEIFKLKFLDFISTPKTEAKISARFKLDKQQFNEIIQKMIVNNEIIVQTKGSLKLYLKDGANE; encoded by the coding sequence ATGTCAAAAATAAAAGAACTCGACCTTCATGGTTACACCCTAAGCGATGCTGTAGATAAGTTCAAATCATTTATTAATTCCAATGTAGGTAAAGAGGTTTTAGTTATTCATGGTTATGGAAGTAGTGGTGGAGATAGTGTAATAAAAGATAAAGTGAGAAAGATTTTAATTTCTGAAAATTTTAAATATTTAACAGGGGAAATAATTGACGGGAATCCTGGGTATACAAAGATTTTCGTTAATAAGAAGTTGCAAACAGATGGAGAGATTTTTAAACTTAAATTTTTAGATTTTATCTCAACACCAAAAACTGAAGCAAAAATTTCGGCTAGATTTAAATTAGATAAGCAACAATTCAATGAAATTATTCAAAAGATGATAGTTAACAATGAGATAATTGTACAAACTAAAGGGAGTCTTAAACTGTATTTGAAAGATGGAGCAAATGAATGA
- a CDS encoding RtcB family protein codes for MIKCTGRYGSAEIHAKTIENEALKQIEILLNQKAFEGSNVKIMPDVHAGAGCVIGFTGKFTNNRVIPNIVGVDIGCGMLTYNLGNTYIDYDRFDNYVKSNIPMGVRRNNNVAVKTQTLEHLSSFVSPDDIKFVCNRIGADFTDVLNSVGTLGGGNHFIEIDRDDKSDDLYLIIHSGSRNFGKRIADWHQKKAIAILKEKKLDLKKEFESKIEAVNSQFREEIKQEYHKILATFDVPDNLAFLEGKEAEDYLFDMRVAQKYASANRRLMLENILKFFRSDIKFNAEISFETVHNYISDKDGIIRKGAISANKDEIVLIPLNMRDGCIIAKGKGNQNWNCSAPHGAGRLMSRTEAKSRLSLDIFQNEMKGIHSSTVNLSTLDESPMAYKPMYEILDVLSETAEIISIIKPVYNVKSEEDEAVWRKGKKKNR; via the coding sequence TTGATAAAATGTACTGGAAGATATGGATCTGCTGAAATCCATGCAAAAACTATAGAAAATGAAGCATTAAAACAGATAGAAATATTGCTGAATCAAAAGGCTTTTGAAGGAAGTAATGTTAAAATTATGCCTGATGTTCATGCTGGAGCGGGTTGTGTTATAGGTTTTACTGGAAAATTTACAAATAATCGAGTAATTCCAAACATTGTTGGAGTGGATATTGGGTGTGGAATGTTAACTTACAATTTAGGTAATACATATATTGATTACGATAGATTTGATAATTATGTTAAATCGAATATTCCAATGGGTGTTAGGCGTAATAATAATGTGGCTGTAAAAACTCAAACTTTGGAGCATTTATCAAGTTTTGTTAGTCCTGATGACATAAAATTTGTTTGTAATCGTATAGGTGCTGATTTTACGGATGTTTTAAATTCTGTGGGAACTTTAGGTGGTGGAAATCATTTCATTGAAATCGACAGAGATGACAAGAGTGATGATCTTTATCTAATCATTCATTCTGGGTCTAGAAACTTTGGGAAAAGAATTGCCGACTGGCATCAGAAAAAAGCTATCGCAATTTTGAAAGAAAAGAAACTGGACTTGAAAAAAGAGTTTGAAAGTAAAATTGAAGCAGTAAATTCACAATTTCGTGAAGAGATAAAGCAGGAATACCATAAAATTTTAGCAACATTTGATGTTCCTGATAATTTAGCTTTTTTAGAAGGTAAGGAAGCGGAAGATTATCTTTTTGATATGAGAGTTGCTCAAAAATATGCTTCAGCAAATAGAAGATTGATGCTTGAAAATATTTTAAAATTCTTTAGGAGTGACATTAAATTTAATGCTGAAATTAGCTTTGAGACAGTGCATAATTATATTTCCGATAAAGATGGAATTATTAGGAAGGGTGCAATATCAGCTAACAAAGATGAAATAGTACTAATTCCACTTAATATGCGAGATGGATGTATAATCGCTAAAGGTAAAGGTAATCAAAACTGGAATTGTTCAGCACCACATGGAGCAGGAAGATTGATGTCCAGAACTGAGGCAAAATCAAGATTATCACTGGATATTTTCCAAAATGAGATGAAAGGAATACACTCGTCAACTGTAAATTTATCAACTTTGGATGAAAGCCCTATGGCTTACAAGCCGATGTACGAAATATTAGA
- the mutM gene encoding DNA-formamidopyrimidine glycosylase, translating to MPELPEIETIRIHLENSTPLVIDNCIVYDDRTIEKNHNFAEIVNNSEIIGIKRKGKYLFLELNNGYFISVHLRMTGKFYICDDYVVNNSLSVVFKLKSGKSLIFTDSRKFGRIILLKNSDFDSYFVKLNLGCDALEITLSDFEYKTNEYKNRSIKGFLLDQQIIAGIGNIYSDEILFKSKVKPNRAVHTLNNGEKYLIFENIGRILSSAIFTKNDATAKYISEIGDKNSEFNITIHVYQRENQNCHLCGSKIEKLKLAGRYSRFCPECQK from the coding sequence ATGCCAGAATTACCGGAAATTGAAACTATCAGGATTCATCTGGAAAACTCAACTCCACTTGTTATTGATAATTGTATTGTTTATGATGATAGAACGATTGAAAAGAATCATAATTTTGCAGAAATTGTTAATAATTCCGAAATTATTGGAATAAAGAGAAAAGGAAAGTATCTTTTTCTTGAGCTAAATAATGGGTATTTCATTTCTGTTCATTTGAGAATGACTGGTAAATTTTACATTTGTGATGACTACGTTGTAAATAATTCATTGTCTGTTGTTTTTAAATTAAAAAGCGGAAAAAGTCTAATATTTACAGATTCTCGAAAGTTTGGTAGAATAATACTTCTAAAAAACAGTGATTTTGACTCATATTTTGTGAAACTAAATTTAGGATGCGATGCATTAGAAATTACCTTAAGCGATTTTGAATATAAGACTAATGAATATAAAAATCGATCAATTAAAGGATTCCTATTGGATCAACAGATAATCGCAGGTATCGGAAATATCTATTCAGATGAGATTCTTTTTAAATCTAAAGTTAAACCAAATAGAGCAGTTCATACTTTAAACAATGGAGAAAAATATCTAATTTTTGAGAATATTGGACGCATACTCTCCAGTGCAATTTTTACTAAAAATGATGCTACTGCAAAGTATATATCTGAAATTGGTGATAAGAATTCTGAATTTAATATTACTATACATGTTTATCAGAGAGAAAATCAAAATTGTCATTTGTGTGGCTCAAAAATTGAAAAGTTGAAATTAGCAGGGAGATACAGTAGATTTTGTCCAGAATGTCAAAAATAA